Genomic window (Methanobrevibacter sp.):
AAATAAACTTATCATGTGTTTTTGTTTGAAAATCCAAGAATTTTTCTTCAATATTAACTTCTCTCCATTTTTTAAGATTTATTAATAGGAAACCGGCATTTACATATCCTTTGGAGGATTCCATCCCAATATTTGTTTTAACTATATCAATGCTCAATAAATCTTCAACAGCACCAATATAAAATTCATCTAAGTTAAACCCCCATAATTCCTTAAAAGAACCAAATATTAAAGAATCTGCATCTAAATAAAGCAACTTATCAATATCTTTCAGAATAGATGATGCAAATAACCTATTATAAGTAGTAATTGAAGTTATTCCCTCTTTTTCCATTAAATCTAATTTATTCTCAAATTTTGATTGAATATCTGAAACTTTAATAAAAATCAAATCTTGATTAAATTGATTTGAAATCTGATTAAGCTTTTCTTTATTGGATTTATCAATATTATCATCAAATATAAAAATGTTAATCTTTTCAAATTCATCATGATTATATTTCAAAAAAGAATAAAGGGAAACCCCCAGATAAGGGCAAAAATCATCATTTGATGAAAATAAAACATTCAATATTTCACTAGAATCTACTTTCATTTTTCTCAACTTATATAAAATATTATAAAAAATTTCTTTGCTAAACAAACCTATAAAAATTTATTATTAATATTATTATTATCTTTTTAATAATATTTAAAATTTTTAAATCATATGTCATAATTTTCAACTATTAGAAAATATTCAAAAAATAATCTCTATTAATTAATTATTTATATTAATTAACATAAATTAATATTATATAAATTGAACAAAATTTAAGAATGTTTTTAATTATTGATGATACTATGAATCAAATCAAATCCATTTTTGCAAACACAAGTTGGTTAACCATTTCACAGACCATCACTAGTTTCTGTGCATTCTTATGGACCATCATTATAGCAAGATATCTTGGGGTGTCCGATTATGGGGTAGTCTCATTCGCTATTTCATTCACTGCCTTAAGTGTCATATTCATGGATTTGGGAATGAGCACATATGCAACCCGTGAAATTTCAAAGCATAAGGACTTATTGCATAAATATGTCAACAACATTTTCTATTTTAAGATTATTTTAGCAATCATATTATTCTTCATAAGCCTTTTTATACTGTATTTAATGAATTACCCAACCACAACAATACTAGTAACAATGATATTCACTGTGGAAATTTCAATAATGTCCATGACAGTATTCTTAAATGGGGTATTCCAAGCTTTTGAAAAGGTCAAATACCAGGCAATAGGAGGCATATTGAATAGCGGCCTTTTATTGGTCTTCATTTTAATAACCATTGGATTTGATTTTGGAGTCATTTCAATAGCTATAGCCTATACAATAGCATATGCATTCTATTTTGCATATATGCTCTTCAATTACGTAAGAAGATTCGGTTTCCCAAAGTTTGAGCTTGACAGCGAATTCATAAAATCAAGTTTGGTGAATTCCCTACCTTTCGGCTTAACCAATTTCTTTTATACCATTTACTTCTCAATAGATATTGTCATGCTATCCTATTTAACTGGAGATTTTGCTACTGGACTATACAAGTCTGCATATAACATAATCACAGTCTTTACAACCTTTTTTGTAGTATATCAGAGTGTAGTTTTCCCGGTTATGAGCAAATTTTTCGAAGAATCCCAAGATTTAATCAAAGTAAGCTATGAACTGTCCATAAAATATCTTCTTATGATCATTATTCCTATTAGTGTAGGAGTATACTTCTATGCCAGTCCGATTGTAGATATAATCTACAGCCATCAATACTCCCTTTCATATACGACAGTGCAGATATTGATTTGGACCGTAAGCTTCCTGTTCATAAATGGGGCGGGATCAATATTGCTTAATGCTATAGATAAGGAACGCACCGTAACAAAAATTTACATTTTAGCTGCAATATTTAATGTTTGCCTTAATTTAATAATGATTCCTATGCTTTCATATGAAGGTGCTGCAATAGCTACAGTTCTAAGTGAAATATTTATAACAGTTTTAATCCTTCACCCTATTCTTAAAACATCCTACAAACCGGATTATAGGATATTGATTAACATTGGAAAGTTAGTAATCTGTGGAATTATATTATTAATTGCATTTAATCTAATAAATACATCAATCTGGTTAGCCATTCCAATTGGACTGGTAATATACATCATATCCTTATTATTAACAAGATCAATTGATAATCAGGATCGGATAATCATAAAGGAGATCCTATCAAAACAAACATAAAAATAGACAAACCCATTAAAGAAACCAAATAAAAAAATGGAAACTAAAATAATGGAAACTGATGAGATAAAATAAAAATTAATTGTTTAGTAAATATTGGTGGTAATTTGAATCCTAAAATATCTGTAATCCTTCCCACATACAATGCTGAGAAATATCTTATGAATGCATTTAATTCTGTATTAAATCAAACTTTCGGATATGAAAATATTGAAATAGTCATAATTGATGATAATTCAAACGACAATACCAAGGATATCTTAAAAGAACTTTCTCAAAAATATGATAACATTAAAATAATGCTTATGGAAGAAAATAGTGGTTCTCCATCTAAAGGAAGGAATATTGGAATAAGGGAATCCACATCAGAATATATAATGTTTCTAGATCAAGATGATTTTTACAAAGAGGACATATGTGAAAAGTTATATAATGCGGCAAAAGAATATGATGCAGATATTGTTAACTGTAGAATATATTTATCCAAAGAGGGGACAAATATAAAAGAAAGAAATATTCTAGATAAAAAAGAAGAAGTTATGGAGTTAAATTCCATTGATGAGGACCCATCATTATTGATTTCCACAAGCATTTGGAATAAAATTTTTAAAAAGTCTTTTCTTTTGGAAAATGATATTAATTTTGCAGTTAATGAATTATATGAAGACACTTATTTCAATGTTCAGGCTTTTATAAAGGCTTCAAAAATTATCTCATTAAATGATTATTACGGCTTTTATTATAATATAAGAGAAAGTGAAGATGACAAATCCACATCAAAGACATTCAGCAAAGAGAATCTTACAAAGATGTATAAAGGCTTTAAGAATATCTTTAACACCTTGGAAAAAAATGGAAAAACTTTTCCTGAATTTGAAAGCCAAACATTAATGGGCTTGACAAAATGGATCCTATTAAGCGATTGCGAAAAGGAATATAAATTGAAGATTTTTAAAGAACTTGAAGAATATTATAAAAAATACAATTTATTCTTAAGGCTTGA
Coding sequences:
- a CDS encoding glycosyltransferase family 2 protein, with the protein product MNPKISVILPTYNAEKYLMNAFNSVLNQTFGYENIEIVIIDDNSNDNTKDILKELSQKYDNIKIMLMEENSGSPSKGRNIGIRESTSEYIMFLDQDDFYKEDICEKLYNAAKEYDADIVNCRIYLSKEGTNIKERNILDKKEEVMELNSIDEDPSLLISTSIWNKIFKKSFLLENDINFAVNELYEDTYFNVQAFIKASKIISLNDYYGFYYNIRESEDDKSTSKTFSKENLTKMYKGFKNIFNTLEKNGKTFPEFESQTLMGLTKWILLSDCEKEYKLKIFKELEEYYKKYNLFLRLENVSLIKNILMNVFMKFIGFNEICFKLVLKLFDFKFLRKKLQSFHYTN
- a CDS encoding flippase; this encodes MNQIKSIFANTSWLTISQTITSFCAFLWTIIIARYLGVSDYGVVSFAISFTALSVIFMDLGMSTYATREISKHKDLLHKYVNNIFYFKIILAIILFFISLFILYLMNYPTTTILVTMIFTVEISIMSMTVFLNGVFQAFEKVKYQAIGGILNSGLLLVFILITIGFDFGVISIAIAYTIAYAFYFAYMLFNYVRRFGFPKFELDSEFIKSSLVNSLPFGLTNFFYTIYFSIDIVMLSYLTGDFATGLYKSAYNIITVFTTFFVVYQSVVFPVMSKFFEESQDLIKVSYELSIKYLLMIIIPISVGVYFYASPIVDIIYSHQYSLSYTTVQILIWTVSFLFINGAGSILLNAIDKERTVTKIYILAAIFNVCLNLIMIPMLSYEGAAIATVLSEIFITVLILHPILKTSYKPDYRILINIGKLVICGIILLIAFNLINTSIWLAIPIGLVIYIISLLLTRSIDNQDRIIIKEILSKQT
- a CDS encoding glycosyltransferase family 8 protein, which produces MKVDSSEILNVLFSSNDDFCPYLGVSLYSFLKYNHDEFEKINIFIFDDNIDKSNKEKLNQISNQFNQDLIFIKVSDIQSKFENKLDLMEKEGITSITTYNRLFASSILKDIDKLLYLDADSLIFGSFKELWGFNLDEFYIGAVEDLLSIDIVKTNIGMESSKGYVNAGFLLINLKKWREVNIEEKFLDFQTKTHDKFIFHDQGIINGVCKDHILYLHPKYNLISIFHGIEYEKLIKLGGLTDYYDKKTVEDAQENPVFVHFSGGDLNRPWFNKEQPFHKIYYEYVNKTPFKGQINVKKLPIKDVLFYKFYKSKVLSILLKFIPMGVAVKIANKRVENQCKSM